The Leucoraja erinacea ecotype New England chromosome 12, Leri_hhj_1, whole genome shotgun sequence genome segment AGTCATCCTGCAACATGCCAGGTTGAAACAGCCAGAGAGCCCCAAACCTTGCATGTGTCTGAATACTAGACGCCCACATACAATGCTTTACGAAGCCTTAGATATAACCAGGACCTTTATAAAACTTCAACATAATAAATTGTAAATTTATTACACCTACAAATTTATTGTGCTTGCAGGTTTCTGGTTTATTACGTCCAGTAGTGTTTAAATTGTCTTAACCATTCATTAGGGTCAGACTAAATCCATTTTTTGGAATAGGCATTTCTTATCAGCATTGCAGCAGCATAGCAGCTGTTTTAATCTTTTTGCCCTAAACAGTTAAATGTAAAGGAATTATGCCTTTTAATTCATTAATAAAATTATTAGAATCAGAAATATGAATTAGACATTATTGTATCACATCGTCACATTGTAATATTAAGGAGAAACACTCCTTGGATTGAGACTGATCTATATTTTtaataaacatatatataaataaatggtgTCAGTCCCTGAGCACCAAACACACATGCTCTATCCTGTGCAGTTTTAGCAGGACTTTGTTTCTGGACAAAATGTAATgatggtattccctgggaaagtTGAAATTGGCTCTTTTGCTCAATTCATTTCCCTGAAGTTGACAAGTTGCTTTGTAAGGGTACAGTTGAAATGGCAAAAACATTTGTAAGATAACGCAGACTTAAAATTATAACATAGCTTGTGGAAATTACATTGTGCCAATGTTACTGACATAATCACAATGGACTGAATTTTTAGCTGTAAGCTTTAATGATTCCATAATAAGGGCAGTGATAAATGACAATGCATTATCTCTCATACTCAGTCCAAATGATAACTTAATGGCACACCCTGAAATGATTATTCAATATAGTTTAAATGACCTATCTACATAGTTTAGGCACTTGGGTGATGCATTATTTACAAATAATCTTTGGTTCACAATTGTTTCTTGGCCAGGTCATTTCACATTGAAGAAATGTTTCCTACATGCACTTTGCATTGCAAGTCACTAATGTAACCAAAACAATTCAAATACAAAGTGGTTCTCTCAAATGCACTTGGTATTTCTAATCACAGATGCACTTTACTAACTACACTTTTACTGGAAAGATGTATGTCTTATCTTAACCACAAACACCAAAACACAGGCACAAAGGAACACAACTCAGATTATCTAATTTCACTTAATATATCTTTCTATATCTGTATTGGTTCAATAGTTTCTTTTTTAGAAAACAATATCCCTGCCATTGCAATCCTGTCTGTACATATTCAGTTGTGAGATTACTTTGTACTGAATATGCACTTAAGTTTATTATGTGGCACACATATAGTTTGGTCATCCATTTGCAGATTATCTTAAAAAACGTTTACCCAGAAATTGCCATAATCCTCGATAACTATCGGCACACCCAAGAGGGTGCAGCCTGACTCTCTCATTAGATCTCTGGAGATCTAAACGCTTGGGTGTGGATCAAAGTCTGGCATTTTGGATTCAGTTTCAATCTAAACCATACCAGTCTGCATATTGATGTGGAGTGGATAGGGCTGATACAAAAGCTGTGGCTGTCCATGTGCTATGTAGTAATTACTAAAGCTGCGGTCACTGACGTAAGGGGCAGGTTGATAGTAGCAAGTGACGTTAGCAGTGTTAGGTATGATGTTCTGTTCACCTAGTACTCTGAGAGCCAAAAGGGTGATCATGTTCAACGTTTGTCTTCTCTCATGTCCCATCAAACAGACGGTGCTTTCATTCACAACTTGGTGCAAGGTCATCAGGTAATCATACTTGTTTTTCTCTTCCCCGATGAAATGGTTCCTTAAGTAGGATTCGATTTTTCTTTGTTGCTCAGATACATCAGGGAAGTCAATGAAAAACCTTGAACACATATAACGCTCCAAGCTTTTGATCTCGgcatcagatgctggtttgaaatcTCGAACCAGGAGATTGCTGTATTTGAGCAAGCCACCACCTCGAATTTCTTCAGGGTTTCGGGTAACAATCAGTTTGTACTTTAGATGATCCATCGCTTCCTGAAAATCCCCATACATGCTCTCTGCTACAACGGTTGGATGAGACTCCATTGTCATCGTGTCCTCTGCACTGCTGAAGAGCGGTAACAGTGAATCTAAAATTATTTGGAAAGAGTCCACACTAAATTCAAACTGACGACGTAATGAATTAACAAACTTTAGCTCAACATTTTTCCCTCTGTTGTTAGACAAGGAGATGAGACTCCACCGATCATGATCATTGGAAACTTTAACCATTTTCTGAACATAGGCCTCTTTCAGAGTAAGTCCAGTGATCTTTTCTTTATTGACGCCTTGTGGTAGGAAGTCCAGGAGACTATCCAATACCACTCCCTTTACCACCTCGAACTCTTTCTCCCCAAGCAACTGAACTCTGAAGATAACATCAAGGTCTTTATAGCTTGTTCCATTTTGCTTCACAAGGATATGACTTGCTGTGGAGCCATTAAGACGAACGTCATGGACCGTAATCCCATTCTCTTCCAGCCGATCCTTCACAATATAAATTATGTCTTTCGGCTTTAtttccagagtagggaaattgccTCTTCCATGAACAGGTATTACCTCTGTTAAGACTTGGTCCAAGCTCTGAATCTGTTTCCAGTTAAGATTGTTGAATCTACGGTCTGGTTTATCATCCATGATGTTGCTTGATAAGTTTTTCTGCAAATACAAATGAAAGacaataaatgtttaagaaggaactgcagatgctggaaaatcgaaggtaaacaacagtgctggagaaactcagcgggtgaggcagcatctatggagcaaaggaaataggcaatttccttagctccatagttgctgcctcacccgctgagtttctccagcacttttgtttaccctgAAAGAGAACAACTTTGAAGTGCCATATGAAAAATTAAATTATTGTAACATTTCAGTTGTATTTTTGTTTATTCCAACTTTCTTTTGTGATTACTTTGTTTTATTACACGTCAGGTGGCCGTTTAGGTAATACACTCATAACATGAATTTAATACAACCATAAAttccagcagatgctggaaacctgaagcaAAACTATATCAACCCACTCAGACCATGGCTCAACCACTAAAATCACTCAGTAGATCAAGGAGCAAATGTGATGAcagaaatataataataatattaataataataataataataatatcaataataataatcatcatcataataataataataataataataataatcatcatcataatattaataataataaatgtatttgatAGCACACTTAAAAACAATTCACATTGACCAAAGTacttcacatcagtgcaggtaataatttgatacatacaacagtagacagacctaacaatacatacataaactgtttatcAGAGGGGCTCAAAAATGCTAGgtggtagaaataggttttgagtcatgacttaaaggagtcgatggtgggggcagttctgatgaggagcgggatgctattccacagtctaggtgctgcaaccgcaaaagtccAGCACAGTCaaccctgagcttaaacctagactgtgggatagtcagtagcctcAAGTCgactgacctgagggacctggaggtagaatggtgggttagaagatttttgatattaggtgggggcaagcccattaagggcttgtTTATACATATAGGAGgtgcttgaaattgattctgtaccgtgctgggagccagtggagagaggccaggatcggggtgatgtggtccctattACGGGTACCCATTAGAAGTCTtgctgcggtgttttggaccaattgcagacgggacagggatgataggctgatgccagtgtataagGAGTTGCAGTAGTCAAAACGGGAGAAGATGAATGCgtgaatgattttttttcaaggtcgtcgaatttgaggaatgatttgattttagctattgtacgaagctggaagaaaccagcttttaccacagagttgacttgcttgtcaaactttaatacggtcaaatatcacgccaaggtttttgacgtgcgatttgactaaggaggttaggtttccaaggctgcctgttatCGCTTTGATGGGGTCtgaggggccgagtaggatgacctcagacttgctctcacTAAGTTGGAGgatgttctgggccatccaacatttTAAGTCATCGAGGCAGTGCTTGAGGCTGTTTAAATTAAaccggttgttgggtttcaggggagatagagctgtgtatcATCTGCATGGCAGTGGAAAGAAATGCCATGCCTTTAAATGACTTAGCCGAGGGGGAGCATGTAGAGAGAGAAGAaaatggggcctaggatggagcctaGTGGAACCCTGCTGCAAAGGCTATGCCAAGAAATACGTTAGAACATTTTAGTGATTACAAATGGAAGCAAGTACAGGATTCCACATAATCCAACTGTGGAGCAAGATCTTGTTAAATTGTCCACATTGATGTGGAGCACTTGGTTCTCAGATCCTGCACCATTAGACCATTTTCAAGCCCATTTCAAAGGATTGGTAATAAAAAGCTTAAGTTCCTTTGTTTTGATTATGTAATCTATTTAATGCTGTTAATATATTCCTAACTGTtaacagtttattttttaaactttgattGAATTTTTAGCACTATTGATTTTTAgttttaaaatgtttgtaaaTTTCAGGGGGATTTTCATGACTGGGGCTCGTCATTAGTATCGCTTGAGGTGCTGCACAGTTAGTGAGGTTCTTGCTGAGCTCTGCGGGTGCTACGCACCAAGAAAATGCTCCCTCCAAATATGGATTTGAGAAGATGGCGATTGCAGGAGGCAACTGAAGACAACATGCTTTTGTGAACAAATGGGTAGACCGGAGTAGACGTGTCAAAGACTAGGGGGATAGtattaaggtcagaggggaaaagttaaaaggagatgtaTGTGACAATTTTTTGATATGATAGGTGTGGAGGGTGCTGAGAACCCATTGCCAGAGGTGATGAGGGGAccagatataatagtggctttTAAtcgacttttagataggcacatgcatgTGAGAGCGATATGGAGAGTAATTATGGAGAGTTTTATGTTCTATGCTTTATTCAGGGAAACATGGTCCAATGTTTCAGTCTGATGGCTTCCATCGGAGTTATGCTGAATACCTATTTATGACTTTCAACAACAATTTTCCCATTAATTTTAATACATTACAGGatttaggcagcacagtggcgcagcagtagagttgctgccttaagggcctgtcccattgtacgaactggcagaatgttcgtaacgagtctgtggacgtttcgtagcggctcgttatgctaaccttaggtactcggggcatcaggtaagtcgggacattttttcatcccgatgaaaaatgtccacgagtaaaaaaatagccggGATGACTCgtacagtgggtcaggccctttacagcgccagagagctgggttgaATCTTGACTATTGGTGCAGTTTGGATGGAGtttgtgtatgttctccccatgatctgcatgggttttctctgggtgttgcgGTTTCCTTCCagactccaaagatatacaggtttgtaggataattgcctttggtaaaattgtaaattgtccccagtgtgtaggatagtgctggggatgatcgctggtccgcttggacttggtgggctgaagggcctgttcccacgctgtttcAAGCACATTATGTTTGCCAGATTTCTGCTTCTCCTTGTGGCAATGTCCATGTCTGAGGAACTTGGGAGAGGAATTAGCAGCATCCACGGGAAGGACTAGAATGCATCACCAGGTTGGGAGGGTGGCAGTAGAGgttaagtgtaggaaagaactgcagatgctgacagtctgaagaagggtctcgacccaaaacatcacccattccttctctccagagatgctgcctgtcccgctgagttactccagcattttgtgtccatctaagagGTTAAGTCTCTGGACCAGCAAACAGGATTCAGGTCTTATTGAAATAAAACATTCTATGGGGGGGCACGATAAAATACAGATCTTAAgatatttccacttgtgggagaatgTCAGACCTGGGGACACAGTAGTAAGTGTTTGCTCATTAAAAACGGTGCATAGGAATTTCTTCCCACAGTGTGGTGAATATCTGCAATTCTCCACCCCGCAGAGTTGAGAAAATAACTAATTATTTGAAAGAGCAAGAAAATTAAGGGCTCTGTGGAACTGACATAGGGTGAGCGTTCAGCCTGGGAGTAGATCAGCCTTGATGACACTTAATCCCACTGCATTTTGACGGGTCCAATAGGCTTATTCTGGCTCTGACCTTTCTTGTCTTTTTGCATTAACCGTAGTCTGCCCATATACTAATTTAAATTGTATTTACTCCTCAATGTCTTTAAATACCCAAACGTGATGCCTATTTGCATGCCAATTTGGATATTAATTTGGCATGGAGGAAAATGGCCAATGGGGCAAAGAGAAAACAGCCAAACCATTTCTAACTTCTCTGTAAAGAGCAGCCTGCAAATGTGAGTCCATTATTGACTTCCTAACCACAGACAAATTAAACCTACTTGATGGTAAAACTGCCATTGCAAGAATTATGTTTTTGAATTATATTTCATTAACATCTGTCATGTCTCAGTTGCTCAAACtcataaaatattattttccGAAAAATATATATGTAAGTATAGATGTCTCTCCTCTTTGCAATTATGTTCTGCCAACCACATACTTTTTCCACTTTTACATGGCCATCTATTCTCTCAATAGGATGACAGTTTATGCAAAAAGACTTTGTTCAACAGGAAGTGGATTGGGACTGCTAAACTCACAACATATAGCACAATTATTGCCGAGGAGGTATGAACCAAAGTCCCAGAGCTGGAAAACTATTATTAAGCATTAGTCAGAAAGCCCTTTGCGTTCCTTTGTAAAATCCAAAATACATGAAAATAATGTCTTACTTTCAAAATTAATTTCTGTATTCCCGAAATAAGTCATTGACGAGTTTGAATGTAtgaaagactaaagggcctgtcccacttgggcgtcatttgcgcgtcatttatgcgacatcatttacacgtcatgaTGCACGACTCGCACgtcgtgacgcgcacgtgatgcacgcatggcatgcattacgtGCGTGGCGCGTGATGAGGCGTGGTCGCGTAGGAAGTGACGCGCGGTCACGCACGGCACCCCATgaatttgggattcacaaaatcgcccaagtgggacaggccctttaaaaataaaactatttGTTATATGTACTTTCATTGTATTGAAATCATTAATTTAGCTGTTACTTTGCAATGAATTACTTTTAATTTGATTTATTTCTCAGATTAATATTTTCTTCATCCTTTGCTCATTCTTTTCACATAATTACTTCCATCATCATTCACCACCTGTGAAAAGCTGAGCTTTCATCCTCAGTAAAAGGAGACATTTAAAATGAAAAGTTTGTGCCAAACGGCAACAATTATAGACAATGTAAAGAGTGAACACATTTTCAAGGTATTCATTGTGTCGACTATTCTACCAATCCAGGTCTGTATTAAGTATATCTCAGCCTCTTACACTTCAAGAaaggtcccagcctatccaatctaccTTTGTATCTCAAGCCCTCCAATTCAGAAAACTTCCTTATCAATTCTGTCTGCGCGATTTCTGGCTTAGTCAAATCTTTAATGTAGCGGACAAACAggactgtacacaacactccatgTGAGCCCTAGACAACCACCTTCTTactaccctgtctacctgtgtcgGAACTTTAGGAGAACTATGTACTTGTGCGGAGACCCAAgaagctgcaaatgctggtttacaaaaagatacaaagtgcaggagtaactcagtgggtcaggctgcatctctgaagaacatggattggtgatgtttcggtggCATTCCTGGCGTGAATCATCATCTGTACCCTTGTACCCTTATACACTTAGACCTTTTAGTTTCTCTGTTTAGTAGCACTCCACAGGGTCCTGATATCCACTGTGTATTTCCTGTCCAAgtgaaatttcatctgccattcccATTTGCAAGGTTGGGACACATGGGATTCATGatgagctagccaattggatatACAGTTTgtttaataaagaactgcagatgctggaaaaatcgaaggaagacagaaaatgctatagaaactcagtgggtgaggattGTATATTCAATTGTATATCCACTCAATTGGATATACAATTGGCTTGGTAGTGAAAGCAGTAGATGGCTACTCTCCCaactgatcaatatcctgctgtaaCACCGATGACTttcctcacagtccaccatgCAGCCAATTTCGAGTCATCAGCAAATGCACTAATCATGCCACCCAAAATATCAACAAAATCATTAAcacatatgacaaacaacagagaTCCTCGGGGGCACGTTGATCACAGGCTTTCAATGTGAAAAAAAACTCTCCATTCCCATCCTCTGATtttaccaccaagccaattttatatcTAATTGGCTAGCTCATCCTGGATTCCCTGTGCCACAATCTTGCCAGCCAGCCTATTGTGCAGGACCTTCTTAAaggccttgccctgccctgccctcaaCAATCCTTCAGATGACCTTTTCAAAAAGTCCAATCAAACTCGTGAAAGTATTGCCTCCCGCACACAAATTCttgcttatgggcctgtcccacttaagcgattttttaggcgactacaggcgactaggccgtcaccacatggtcgccggggtgtcgcccgtatgggtcgtgagtagtcgcctcagtcgcccaaagagtcgttgcgtctttctggtcgccgctggattttcaacatgttgaaaaattttcgccGACTGTGGGTTTGActccaatgagcatagcttgacttagGTCTTGGcggaggttgtcgccaggttaatgtaggttgttgccaggatgtcgTAGGTTGGTGCCAGGTGACATAGATTGTCGCCGGAgcagaccggtgaattccattgtcataTTCACCTGCAgtcacccaaaaaatcgcctaagtgggttaggcccattagtccagtcgccggtttttaggcaacctgctacgactatgaccgtcgccagcagtcgcctgaaaatcacctaagtgggacaggcccgttgcAATCCCAAACCAGTCCTTGTCTTTTCAAACACAGATAGATCCTGATTCACAGAATCCCATTCAATATATTTCCCATTAACCTGTAGATCCCTGCATTATTCCAACTATCCatcaaaaaaagaaaaacaaaagctgtgccctctagtgtatGATATATCCATCatgagaaaaggttctgactgtctaccctatctatacctcacattattttctttatttctacCAGATTTCCCCtcaatggtttatttattatcacatatacaaagtacagtgcaaagctttttttgCAGACAcctcttctctgcaacttaaagtaTGTTTGTTTCTCATTTTCAGTTTTGTTAAGGACCATTAACTTttctctctccagatgctgcccacCCTGTTGAGCATTCCTATTATTTTCAGTTTTGTCCAAGAACATTGCATCTTTTTTAAACGGTTTAGTAGTTATTTTTCACAAGTTTGTCAGCAAAGGTACATTTATTGTCTGGCCTTAACTGTTTTTGAGAAAATGGTTATGGACCAGCAAGTTTGAACCACTTTAGcccttctggtgaaggtactcCCACAATGTTACTGGGTGAAGGTTCCTGGATATACACCTAGCGAACTTAAAGGGTGACAATATATTTCATATATTGCAATGGTTGGTGGTCCTACATGCTTCCtgaggatgtccttccttaaaatACATGTTATGGGTTTTACCAGGGTTGTCAAAGTAGCCTAGGTGAGTAACTAGTATATTTTCTGACTGATGCACACTGCATCTATTTGTTTACTGGTGGTGGTGGGATGAGTGTGAATAGTGGAGTGTCGGGTGCCAATCAACCTACATTATGGAGaagtcccagtggattggaaaacaaCACATATCACTACACAATTTAATCAAGAACAGAGCTCATCAATAAGAAATTTATGGTCAAAATTGCCAAATTTCTGTCTTCAGTAGAAGATTGGAACCCATCATTGAGCAGGCAAAACAAGACTTTTAGAAAACCACTAGAACAAGTGGGTCCCATACtcccaacataatattccaccactcacccactccccaatgcaatctgttcccccaatgcaatattccaccactcacccatagcccccaactgtgcaggcacgactcattccccctcatccccagcactcccttcccccctcttcaccctccctcttctttcccctctcctcctcccctcctccactccctccctcacatctccctccctctcatttcccctaccctcagtcactccctcgctccatccctccataactcctctacccttcctaaccccatcccctctctctacctctaaacaaaacaacaatcctctcctagttccctcccccactcccatctctccttacaacaatgcaaca includes the following:
- the LOC129701941 gene encoding terminal nucleotidyltransferase 5A-like — protein: MDDKPDRRFNNLNWKQIQSLDQVLTEVIPVHGRGNFPTLEIKPKDIIYIVKDRLEENGITVHDVRLNGSTASHILVKQNGTSYKDLDVIFRVQLLGEKEFEVVKGVVLDSLLDFLPQGVNKEKITGLTLKEAYVQKMVKVSNDHDRWSLISLSNNRGKNVELKFVNSLRRQFEFSVDSFQIILDSLLPLFSSAEDTMTMESHPTVVAESMYGDFQEAMDHLKYKLIVTRNPEEIRGGGLLKYSNLLVRDFKPASDAEIKSLERYMCSRFFIDFPDVSEQQRKIESYLRNHFIGEEKNKYDYLMTLHQVVNESTVCLMGHERRQTLNMITLLALRVLGEQNIIPNTANVTCYYQPAPYVSDRSFSNYYIAHGQPQLLYQPYPLHINMQTGMV